Proteins encoded together in one Micromonospora kangleipakensis window:
- a CDS encoding solute symporter family protein, with translation MSTVLAAEAGSTTARNLTITLFLIFVAITLAITIWASRQTKTATDFYAGGRSFSGFQNGMAIGGDYMSAASFLGIAGIIALYGYDGFLYSIGFLVAWLVALLLVAELLRNSGRYTMADVLAFRMRQRPVRTAAAVSTITVSIFYLLAQMVGAGALVALLLGIKPGTTFLGMDADTAKVATIIMVGALMIIYVTVGGMKGTTYVQIVKAFLLMTGAIVMTLLVLAHYKFNLSTLLGDAAAASGKGENFLKPGLRYGVETPGDALKTFYSKMDLLSLGIALVLGTAGLPHILIRFYTVPTAKAARKSVLWAIGIIGTFYLLTLALGFGAAALVGGTAITAQDKAGNTAAPQLAEALGRDFFGGSLGGATLLAIIAAVAFATILAVVAGLTLASSSSLAHDFYANVMKDGQASERQEVNVARISALVIGAISIVLSIFAQSLNVAFLVALAFAVAASGNLPAILYSLFWKRFNTSGAVWAIYGGLLAAVVLVFFSPVVSGAPTAMFPDHDWHWFPLSNPGLISIPFGFLCGWIGTVLSKEHDEEKYAELEVRSLTGAGAH, from the coding sequence ATGAGCACGGTTCTCGCGGCTGAGGCGGGCAGCACCACCGCCCGGAACCTCACCATCACGCTCTTCCTGATCTTCGTGGCGATCACGCTGGCCATCACCATCTGGGCCAGCCGGCAGACCAAGACCGCCACCGACTTCTACGCGGGCGGTCGCTCCTTCTCCGGCTTCCAGAACGGCATGGCGATCGGCGGCGACTACATGTCGGCCGCGTCCTTCCTGGGCATCGCCGGGATCATCGCCCTCTACGGCTACGACGGCTTCCTCTACTCCATCGGCTTCCTGGTCGCCTGGCTGGTGGCGCTGCTGCTCGTGGCCGAACTGCTGCGCAACTCCGGCCGGTACACGATGGCCGACGTGCTGGCGTTCCGGATGCGCCAGCGCCCGGTCCGGACGGCCGCCGCGGTCTCCACCATCACCGTGTCGATCTTCTACCTGCTGGCCCAGATGGTCGGCGCGGGCGCGCTGGTCGCGCTCCTGCTCGGCATCAAGCCGGGCACCACCTTCCTCGGGATGGACGCCGACACGGCGAAGGTCGCGACCATCATCATGGTCGGCGCCCTGATGATCATCTACGTCACTGTGGGCGGCATGAAGGGCACCACGTACGTCCAGATCGTCAAGGCATTCCTGCTGATGACCGGCGCGATCGTGATGACCCTGCTGGTGCTGGCGCACTACAAGTTCAACCTCTCCACGCTGCTCGGCGACGCGGCGGCGGCCTCCGGCAAGGGAGAGAACTTCCTCAAGCCCGGCCTCCGGTACGGCGTGGAGACGCCGGGCGACGCGTTGAAGACCTTCTACAGCAAGATGGACCTGCTCTCGCTCGGCATCGCGCTGGTGCTCGGCACGGCCGGCCTGCCACACATCCTGATCCGCTTCTACACCGTGCCGACCGCCAAGGCGGCCCGGAAGAGCGTGCTCTGGGCGATCGGCATCATCGGCACCTTCTACCTGCTCACGCTTGCCCTCGGCTTCGGCGCGGCGGCACTGGTCGGCGGCACGGCGATCACCGCGCAGGACAAGGCGGGCAACACGGCGGCACCGCAGCTCGCCGAGGCGCTCGGCCGGGACTTCTTCGGCGGCAGCCTGGGCGGCGCGACGCTGCTGGCGATCATCGCGGCGGTCGCCTTCGCCACCATCCTGGCGGTGGTCGCCGGGTTGACCCTGGCCTCGTCGTCCAGCCTGGCGCACGACTTCTACGCCAACGTGATGAAGGACGGCCAGGCGTCGGAGCGGCAGGAGGTGAACGTCGCCCGGATCTCGGCCCTGGTCATCGGCGCGATCTCGATCGTCCTGTCGATCTTCGCGCAGAGCCTGAACGTGGCGTTCCTGGTGGCGCTGGCCTTCGCGGTGGCCGCCTCGGGCAACCTGCCGGCGATCCTCTACAGCCTGTTCTGGAAGCGGTTCAACACCTCGGGCGCGGTCTGGGCGATCTACGGTGGCCTGCTCGCCGCCGTGGTACTGGTCTTCTTCTCCCCGGTGGTCTCCGGGGCGCCGACGGCCATGTTCCCCGACCACGACTGGCACTGGTTCCCGCTCTCCAACCCGGGCCTCATCTCGATCCCGTTCGGCTTCCTCTGCGGCTGGATCGGCACCGTGCTCTCCAAGGAGCACGACGAGGAGAAGTACGCGGAGCTGGAGGTGCGCTCCCTCACCGGCGCGGGCGCCCACTGA
- a CDS encoding NAD-dependent epimerase/dehydratase family protein has translation MKVEPRFGPGHRILVTGGAGFVPSHLVDALIARDCTVVVLDNFVTGSKDNVAHLFEKPTFTLVEADISEGLPTDHPALAERFDAILHMASPASPTDFEKLPVEILRVGSVATLHLLERATADGARFLMASTSEAYGDPKEHPQRETYWGNVNPIGVRSVYDEAKRFSEAATMAYHRSRGTDTAIVRIFNTYGPRMRPDDGRAIPTFISQALRGEPITVHGTGNQTRSICYVDDLVRGILLLLDSTETGPINCGTEHEMSMRQLAELIVSLSGSSSEVSYITRSADDPEMRRPDLTLARELLGYEPTVAPEDGLGRTIEYFRERLGY, from the coding sequence ATGAAGGTAGAGCCCCGCTTCGGACCCGGACATCGCATCCTCGTCACCGGCGGCGCCGGCTTCGTGCCGTCCCACCTGGTCGACGCCCTCATCGCCCGCGACTGCACCGTCGTGGTGCTGGACAACTTCGTCACGGGTTCCAAGGACAACGTCGCCCACCTGTTCGAGAAGCCGACCTTCACCCTGGTCGAGGCGGACATCTCCGAAGGGCTGCCGACCGACCACCCGGCGTTGGCCGAGCGCTTCGACGCGATCCTGCACATGGCCTCCCCGGCCAGCCCCACCGACTTCGAGAAGCTGCCGGTGGAGATCCTGCGGGTCGGCTCGGTGGCCACCCTGCACCTGCTGGAGCGGGCCACCGCCGACGGCGCCCGATTCCTGATGGCCTCCACCTCCGAGGCGTACGGGGACCCGAAGGAGCACCCGCAGCGCGAGACCTACTGGGGCAACGTCAACCCGATCGGCGTGCGCAGCGTCTACGACGAGGCGAAGCGCTTCTCGGAGGCGGCCACCATGGCGTACCACCGCAGCCGGGGCACGGACACCGCGATCGTCCGGATCTTCAACACGTACGGTCCGCGGATGCGCCCGGACGACGGCCGGGCGATCCCGACCTTCATCTCCCAGGCGCTGCGCGGCGAGCCGATCACCGTGCACGGCACCGGCAACCAGACCCGCTCGATCTGCTACGTCGACGACCTGGTGCGCGGCATCCTGCTGCTGCTCGACTCGACCGAGACGGGCCCGATCAACTGCGGCACCGAGCACGAGATGTCGATGCGGCAACTCGCCGAACTGATCGTGTCACTCTCCGGAAGCAGCTCCGAGGTGAGCTACATCACCCGCAGCGCGGACGACCCGGAGATGCGCCGGCCGGACCTCACCCTCGCCCGGGAACTGCTCGGATACGAGCCCACCGTGGCGCCCGAAGACGGCCTGGGACGCACGATCGAGTACTTCCGCGAGCGGCTAGGGTACTGA
- a CDS encoding LCP family protein, which yields MSATTTVGVPLPYLLRSAGRAQVPGSGRGPTGRARATEAQWYPSYDEEPRPGGPGGPGGPAGPGGPGGGTGGTGGPGQRGPRPRWGRIGLVAGVAVLVLALLGGAGAWFYARNLNNDLARTDPFSEITGGRPTKTVDGALNILLVGSDSRDPDAPLESAGKWRADTLIVMHIPADHKQAYLVSIPRDLYVRIPENAGADCDSGQRAKVNAAFAFGGLPLAVKTVECFSDVRIDHVMAIDFAGFKEVTDALGGVDLKVERTITSIHKPYRTFTKGVNHMDGAEALDWIRQRKQFPEGDFARMRHQQEFLKALMDKAASTGTLTNPKKLNAFLKSVTDAVTVDQGFSLVDMAMQFRSLRGENLTFITSPNVGSQTINGESVVVSDREKALAMYKAMSADTMADWVKANQESGAGNGG from the coding sequence ATGTCAGCGACCACCACAGTTGGCGTCCCGCTCCCGTACCTGCTTCGGAGCGCGGGCCGCGCCCAGGTCCCCGGCTCCGGCCGGGGCCCCACCGGGCGCGCCCGCGCCACCGAGGCCCAGTGGTACCCGTCGTACGACGAGGAGCCGCGCCCCGGCGGCCCCGGCGGGCCGGGCGGACCCGCCGGCCCGGGTGGCCCGGGCGGCGGCACCGGCGGCACCGGCGGGCCCGGCCAGCGCGGCCCGCGCCCGCGTTGGGGCCGGATCGGTCTGGTGGCCGGCGTCGCGGTGCTGGTGCTCGCGCTGCTCGGCGGCGCGGGCGCCTGGTTCTATGCCCGCAACCTCAACAACGACCTGGCCCGCACCGATCCCTTCTCGGAGATCACCGGGGGCCGGCCCACCAAGACCGTCGACGGCGCGCTGAACATCCTGCTGGTCGGCAGCGACTCCCGGGACCCGGACGCCCCGCTGGAGAGCGCCGGCAAGTGGCGGGCGGACACGCTGATCGTGATGCACATCCCGGCCGACCACAAGCAGGCCTACCTGGTCTCCATCCCGCGCGACCTCTACGTGCGGATCCCGGAGAACGCGGGCGCGGACTGCGACTCCGGCCAGCGCGCGAAGGTCAACGCGGCGTTCGCGTTCGGTGGCCTGCCGCTCGCGGTGAAGACCGTCGAGTGCTTCAGCGACGTGCGGATCGACCACGTCATGGCGATCGACTTCGCCGGGTTCAAGGAGGTCACCGACGCGCTCGGCGGGGTGGACCTGAAGGTGGAGCGGACCATCACCTCGATCCACAAGCCGTACCGGACGTTCACCAAGGGCGTGAACCACATGGACGGCGCGGAGGCGCTGGACTGGATCCGGCAGCGCAAGCAGTTCCCCGAGGGGGACTTCGCCCGGATGCGCCACCAGCAGGAATTCCTCAAGGCGCTGATGGACAAGGCGGCGAGCACCGGCACATTGACCAACCCGAAGAAGCTGAACGCTTTCCTCAAGTCGGTGACCGACGCGGTCACCGTCGACCAGGGATTCTCGCTGGTCGACATGGCGATGCAGTTCCGCAGCCTGCGCGGCGAGAACCTGACCTTCATCACCAGCCCCAACGTGGGCAGCCAGACGATCAACGGCGAGTCGGTGGTGGTCTCCGACCGGGAGAAGGCCCTCGCGATGTACAAGGCGATGTCGGCGGACACCATGGCCGACTGGGTGAAGGCCAACCAGGAGAGCGGCGCCGGGAACGGCGGCTGA
- a CDS encoding LCP family protein, with amino-acid sequence MPVQTSRRPQSPDPGAPGRVPPLIPTQPGPGGRGNGGSKKRSRRKDPLWARLTVIFGAVLMMTSGLAIVGSKAVIGQATGNIAQRNLLGEAGKTDAEGGNSLDGPIDMLLLGVDARARWAADDVRSDTIIILHIPASHDQAYLISIPRDTEAQIPGHGTDKINAAFQFGARNGGGWEGGAQLMAKTIKKMTGISFDGAAIINFGGFKGVIDALGTVRICVSHEVPSHHMMMVDGKPMWNADAKKTGKPMTPVVHKKGCKEMEGWEALDFARQRYGLPNSDYDRQQNQQQLIKAMAKKATQNGTLTNPIKLNQLIKAAGKAFILDTGGVPIDDFIFTMKGVTGNDLTTLRTNGGTYSPNADHTRESLNQLSMDMFQAVKDDKLAEFVVANPNVLSTRK; translated from the coding sequence ATGCCGGTTCAGACCAGCCGTCGCCCTCAGTCACCGGATCCCGGAGCACCAGGCCGGGTGCCGCCCCTCATCCCCACGCAGCCCGGCCCCGGCGGCCGCGGCAACGGAGGGTCCAAGAAGCGCAGCCGTCGCAAGGACCCGCTCTGGGCTCGACTCACGGTGATCTTCGGCGCGGTGCTGATGATGACCAGCGGCCTCGCCATCGTCGGCAGCAAGGCCGTGATCGGCCAGGCCACCGGCAACATCGCGCAGCGCAATCTGCTCGGCGAGGCGGGCAAGACCGACGCCGAGGGCGGCAACAGCCTGGACGGCCCGATCGACATGCTGCTGCTCGGCGTCGACGCCCGGGCCCGCTGGGCCGCCGACGACGTCCGCTCGGACACGATCATCATCCTGCACATCCCGGCCAGCCACGACCAGGCGTACCTGATCTCGATCCCCCGGGACACCGAGGCGCAGATCCCCGGGCACGGCACCGACAAGATCAACGCGGCCTTCCAGTTCGGCGCCCGCAACGGCGGCGGCTGGGAGGGCGGCGCCCAACTGATGGCCAAGACCATCAAGAAGATGACCGGGATCAGCTTCGACGGCGCCGCGATCATCAACTTCGGCGGCTTCAAGGGCGTCATCGACGCTCTCGGCACCGTTCGGATCTGCGTCAGCCACGAGGTGCCGTCGCACCACATGATGATGGTCGACGGTAAGCCGATGTGGAACGCCGACGCCAAGAAGACCGGCAAGCCGATGACGCCGGTGGTGCACAAGAAGGGCTGCAAGGAGATGGAGGGCTGGGAAGCGCTCGACTTCGCCCGTCAGCGCTACGGCCTGCCGAACAGCGACTACGACCGCCAGCAGAACCAGCAGCAGCTGATCAAGGCGATGGCCAAGAAGGCCACCCAGAACGGCACGCTGACCAACCCGATCAAGCTGAACCAGCTGATCAAGGCGGCCGGCAAGGCCTTCATCCTGGACACCGGCGGCGTCCCGATCGACGACTTCATCTTCACGATGAAGGGCGTCACCGGCAACGACCTCACCACGCTGCGCACCAACGGGGGCACCTACAGCCCCAACGCGGACCACACCCGGGAGTCCCTGAACCAGCTGAGCATGGACATGTTCCAGGCGGTCAAGGACGACAAGCTGGCCGAGTTCGTGGTGGCCAACCCGAACGTTCTCTCCACCCGTAAGTAA
- a CDS encoding LCP family protein — protein sequence MTGLHWLTNRYDRAVVKEQLLDPAARQRRTDLSGSLNYLLVGSDHRTGASAEDQRSDSILIVHVPAGMRQAYLISIPRDLLVAIPPAPGYGGGQDKINAAYEHGGGGQAGARLLSTTLTRLTGIRFDGAALVDFSGFKEVIDLLGGIRMCVDTEVRSIHTRTLFTPGCQQMDGARTLDYVRQRYDLPGGDFDRQRHQQQMLRAVLDKAGETHLRGDPVKLDQVLRAVGGSLTVDTNGVPLEDLLLAFRSLPADGLRGVQVPSYPQTIGEVSYVVLDNGGNGLFDAVRGTRLPEWAGANPRWVNRL from the coding sequence GTGACCGGGCTGCACTGGCTGACCAACCGGTACGACCGCGCCGTGGTCAAGGAGCAGCTGCTCGACCCGGCCGCCCGACAGCGGCGGACCGACCTCTCCGGCTCGCTCAACTACCTCCTCGTCGGCTCCGACCACCGCACCGGCGCCAGCGCCGAGGACCAGCGCTCGGACAGCATCCTCATCGTGCACGTGCCGGCCGGCATGCGGCAGGCGTATCTGATCTCCATCCCCCGGGACCTGCTGGTCGCCATCCCGCCCGCACCGGGCTACGGCGGCGGCCAGGACAAGATCAATGCCGCGTACGAGCACGGCGGCGGCGGCCAGGCCGGCGCCCGGCTGCTCTCCACCACCCTGACCCGGCTCACCGGCATCCGCTTCGACGGGGCCGCGCTGGTCGACTTCTCCGGCTTCAAGGAGGTCATCGACCTGCTCGGCGGCATCCGGATGTGCGTGGACACCGAGGTCCGCTCGATCCACACGAGGACCCTCTTCACCCCCGGCTGCCAGCAGATGGACGGCGCGCGGACGCTGGACTACGTCCGGCAGCGCTACGACCTGCCCGGCGGCGACTTCGACCGGCAGCGGCACCAGCAGCAGATGCTCCGCGCCGTGCTGGACAAGGCCGGCGAGACGCACCTGCGCGGCGACCCGGTGAAGCTCGACCAGGTGCTCCGGGCGGTCGGCGGCTCGCTGACCGTGGACACCAACGGCGTACCGCTGGAGGACCTGCTGCTCGCGTTCCGGTCGCTGCCCGCGGACGGGCTGCGCGGGGTGCAGGTCCCGTCCTACCCGCAGACCATCGGCGAGGTCTCCTACGTGGTGCTCGACAACGGCGGCAACGGGCTCTTCGACGCGGTCCGGGGCACCCGGCTGCCCGAGTGGGCCGGAGCCAATCCCCGCTGGGTCAACCGGCTGTGA
- a CDS encoding rhodanese-like domain-containing protein codes for MFGPQVPSVPASAVPDDTYLLDVREDDEWTAGHAPAAHHLPMMELPARLAEVPNDREVAVICRSGGRSAQVVTYLMRNGWDQVRNVEGGMGDWAAAGRPVVTDNGQPGRVV; via the coding sequence GTGTTCGGACCCCAGGTTCCCAGCGTGCCCGCGTCGGCCGTGCCCGACGACACCTATCTGCTCGACGTCCGGGAGGACGACGAGTGGACCGCCGGCCACGCGCCGGCCGCCCACCACCTCCCGATGATGGAGCTGCCCGCCCGGCTCGCCGAGGTGCCGAACGACCGGGAGGTCGCGGTCATCTGCCGCTCCGGCGGGCGGTCCGCGCAGGTCGTCACCTATCTGATGCGCAACGGCTGGGACCAGGTGCGCAACGTCGAGGGCGGGATGGGTGACTGGGCCGCCGCCGGCCGGCCGGTGGTCACCGACAACGGGCAGCCGGGCCGGGTCGTCTAG
- a CDS encoding glycerophosphodiester phosphodiesterase: MGDPLVFAHRGSSYDLPEHTLAAYLRALDEGADGLECDVRLTRDGHLVCVHDRRLDRTSNGHGLVSARTLAELETLDFGSWHPGGVPADGDERLDVSHTRLLTLERLLDAVLAAGRPVRLLVETKHPSRYGGDVERRLVTLLRRYGLADPTPDNPVSVTVMSFSPLAVRRIRDLAPALPTVLLLEVLPRWLRLGRLPFGTRIAGPGIGLVRARPQLVPALRAAGNQVYVWTVNEPDDLELVLDAGVDGVITDRPAHALARLGR, encoded by the coding sequence ATGGGCGACCCTCTGGTCTTCGCGCACCGCGGCTCCTCGTACGACCTGCCCGAGCACACCCTCGCCGCCTACCTGCGCGCCCTCGACGAGGGCGCCGACGGCCTGGAGTGCGACGTCCGGCTGACCCGGGACGGGCATCTGGTCTGCGTGCACGACCGCCGGCTGGACCGGACCAGCAACGGCCACGGTCTGGTCAGCGCCCGGACGCTCGCCGAGCTGGAGACGCTCGACTTCGGCTCCTGGCACCCCGGCGGGGTGCCGGCCGACGGCGACGAGCGGCTCGACGTGTCGCACACCCGGCTGCTCACCCTGGAACGGCTGCTCGACGCCGTGCTGGCCGCCGGCCGGCCGGTCCGGCTGCTGGTGGAGACGAAGCACCCCTCGCGGTACGGCGGGGACGTGGAGCGCCGCCTGGTCACCCTGCTGCGCCGGTACGGCCTCGCCGACCCGACGCCGGACAACCCGGTGAGCGTCACCGTGATGTCCTTCTCCCCGCTGGCCGTACGCCGGATCCGCGACCTCGCCCCCGCCCTGCCCACGGTGCTGCTGCTGGAGGTGCTGCCGCGCTGGCTGCGGCTGGGCCGGCTGCCGTTCGGCACCCGGATCGCCGGACCGGGGATCGGGCTGGTCCGGGCCCGGCCGCAGCTCGTCCCCGCGCTGCGGGCGGCCGGCAACCAGGTGTACGTCTGGACGGTCAACGAGCCCGACGACCTGGAGCTGGTCCTGGACGCCGGGGTGGACGGGGTGATCACCGACCGCCCGGCTCACGCGCTGGCCCGGCTCGGCCGCTGA
- a CDS encoding sensor histidine kinase, with protein sequence MPERTDYTALIAGHTNVIQMINAGGSGLPVLTRLLRVVQPAIGAASLAFVEFAPTGGRVIAATGAAEWAIGRPLPAADPATVCLLSGPPVRQVRVDRIPGVLADDLADRGLLRMIVARAEIGGLTVGSLHALYPDGDPEDTSQHAVLGYVASCIAHMYGDQTGLPVHGDGPVVAALADGLAVVDRDHHVRLWNPAAAQVTSRSTGEALNRPLPFPLPPPGQVLDHRMPDGRWLRVTSGELPGPGTLRVVTFRDITDQQRRDHDRDLFVAVTSHELRTPVTVIKGYADTLTDHWESLHDDDRRQAARIIGQRANELARLVDRLLSAATDSRPGGEPAAPFDLADALRAAVPDLPADVRHRIVLDLPDDLPKALGDRRSLATVLTELSTNAGKYSLPDTPIEVGASASDGTVSFRVADRGIGIRPEHVERAFDRFWQGESGDRRRYPGAGLGLYLVRQIVEQQNGWVSLRPRVGGGTVAEVRLPRG encoded by the coding sequence ATGCCGGAGCGAACCGACTACACCGCCCTCATCGCCGGCCACACCAACGTGATCCAAATGATCAACGCCGGGGGTTCCGGGCTGCCCGTCCTCACCCGGCTGCTCCGGGTGGTCCAGCCGGCCATCGGCGCGGCCAGCCTGGCGTTCGTTGAGTTCGCCCCCACCGGCGGCCGGGTGATCGCGGCGACCGGCGCCGCCGAGTGGGCCATCGGCCGGCCGCTGCCGGCCGCCGATCCGGCCACCGTCTGCCTCCTCTCCGGCCCTCCGGTACGCCAGGTGCGGGTGGACCGGATCCCGGGCGTGCTCGCCGACGACCTGGCCGACCGGGGTCTGCTGCGCATGATCGTGGCCCGCGCCGAGATCGGCGGCCTGACCGTGGGCAGCCTGCACGCCCTCTACCCGGACGGCGACCCGGAGGACACCTCCCAGCACGCCGTGCTCGGCTACGTCGCCTCCTGCATCGCGCACATGTACGGCGATCAGACCGGCCTGCCCGTGCACGGCGACGGCCCGGTGGTGGCGGCCCTCGCCGACGGGCTGGCGGTGGTGGACCGGGACCACCACGTCCGGCTCTGGAACCCGGCCGCCGCCCAGGTCACCAGCCGCTCGACCGGGGAGGCGCTGAACCGCCCGCTGCCCTTCCCGCTGCCCCCGCCGGGGCAGGTGCTCGACCACCGGATGCCCGACGGCCGCTGGCTGCGGGTCACCTCCGGGGAGCTGCCCGGCCCCGGCACGCTGCGGGTGGTCACCTTTCGCGACATCACCGACCAGCAGCGGCGCGACCACGACCGGGATCTCTTCGTCGCGGTGACCAGCCACGAGCTGCGTACCCCGGTCACGGTGATCAAGGGGTACGCGGACACCCTCACCGACCACTGGGAGTCGCTCCACGACGACGACCGGCGGCAGGCCGCCCGGATCATCGGGCAGCGGGCCAACGAGCTGGCCCGACTCGTCGACCGGCTGCTCTCCGCGGCCACCGACAGCCGGCCCGGCGGTGAACCGGCCGCCCCCTTCGACCTCGCCGACGCCCTCCGCGCCGCGGTGCCCGACCTGCCGGCCGACGTCCGGCACCGGATCGTCCTCGACCTGCCGGACGACCTGCCCAAGGCGCTCGGTGACCGGCGCAGCCTGGCCACCGTGCTGACCGAGCTGAGCACCAACGCCGGGAAGTACTCGCTGCCCGACACCCCGATCGAGGTGGGCGCGTCGGCCAGCGACGGGACGGTCTCGTTCCGGGTCGCCGACCGGGGCATCGGCATCCGCCCGGAGCATGTGGAGCGGGCGTTCGACCGGTTCTGGCAGGGCGAGTCGGGCGACCGGCGGCGCTATCCGGGGGCCGGGCTCGGTCTCTATCTCGTCCGGCAGATCGTTGAACAGCAGAATGGATGGGTATCCCTCCGACCGAGGGTCGGTGGCGGTACCGTCGCAGAGGTGCGGCTGCCGCGGGGATGA
- a CDS encoding ATP-binding protein, producing MVVPHHATGARLARHRLADELADVVAPILLADLVAVLAELVGNAVRHADPLPGGVVRVAWRLRSTAEGQRVQLRVTDGGSGSGPLMRAANPDAVDGRGLHIVSGLASRWGVERDGLGQSVWAEFDPVATPRPDLVAAG from the coding sequence GTGGTGGTGCCCCACCACGCGACCGGCGCGCGCCTGGCCCGGCACCGGCTCGCCGACGAGCTGGCCGACGTCGTAGCGCCGATCCTCCTCGCCGACCTGGTCGCGGTCCTCGCCGAGCTGGTCGGCAACGCCGTGCGGCACGCCGACCCGCTGCCCGGCGGGGTGGTCCGGGTGGCCTGGCGGCTCCGGTCGACCGCCGAGGGGCAGCGCGTCCAGCTCCGGGTGACCGACGGCGGCTCCGGCTCCGGCCCGCTGATGCGGGCGGCCAACCCGGACGCCGTCGACGGGCGGGGGCTGCACATCGTCTCCGGCCTGGCCAGCCGCTGGGGGGTCGAGCGGGACGGCCTCGGCCAGAGCGTCTGGGCCGAGTTCGACCCGGTCGCGACGCCCCGGCCGGACCTGGTCGCGGCCGGCTGA
- a CDS encoding DUF5926 family protein — MSKRRKSQRAAEATPKREKVRDIFVPRPFEGLVDEPEWIALRELVPAASAPLRLTPELVEEYGDRPVTLATVLPMAAPAMTKPDGRILIGLQRHQQSGDVSRDLAEALLCALRTEPGGQVTVPPLPGPGPRLQDILVDGPLEITMHDGFEFWLDPGAADDPAVQASLERANAAVYPTVRLAAARAAYWCQVPDKAHVRWVLPDDEDAALDALSRLSVAGMLTLGESTRFAGMFRAHGRLVPVWDLPEETPAAVWEAPVAAFADRYAEALKETEPLDAAGRRARHGLVGRQLTLR, encoded by the coding sequence GTGAGCAAGCGTCGAAAGAGCCAGCGAGCCGCCGAAGCCACCCCCAAGCGGGAGAAGGTGCGCGACATCTTCGTGCCCCGCCCGTTCGAGGGGCTGGTGGACGAGCCGGAGTGGATCGCCCTGCGCGAGCTGGTCCCGGCCGCCTCGGCGCCGCTGCGGCTGACCCCCGAGCTGGTCGAGGAGTACGGCGACCGCCCGGTCACCCTGGCCACCGTGCTGCCGATGGCCGCCCCGGCGATGACCAAGCCGGACGGGCGGATCCTGATCGGCCTCCAGCGGCACCAGCAGTCCGGCGACGTCTCCCGGGACCTGGCCGAGGCGCTGCTCTGCGCGCTGCGGACCGAGCCGGGCGGCCAGGTCACCGTGCCGCCGCTGCCCGGTCCGGGCCCCCGCCTCCAGGACATCCTGGTGGACGGCCCGCTGGAGATCACCATGCACGACGGCTTCGAGTTCTGGCTCGACCCGGGAGCGGCCGACGACCCGGCCGTGCAGGCGTCCCTGGAACGCGCCAACGCGGCGGTCTACCCGACCGTCCGGCTGGCCGCCGCCCGGGCCGCGTACTGGTGCCAGGTGCCGGACAAGGCCCACGTGCGCTGGGTGCTGCCGGACGACGAGGACGCCGCGCTGGACGCGCTGTCCCGGCTGAGCGTGGCCGGCATGCTGACCCTCGGGGAGAGCACCCGCTTCGCCGGCATGTTCCGGGCGCACGGCCGTCTGGTGCCGGTGTGGGACCTGCCCGAGGAGACCCCGGCGGCCGTGTGGGAGGCGCCGGTGGCCGCGTTCGCCGACCGGTACGCCGAGGCGCTCAAGGAGACCGAGCCGCTGGACGCGGCGGGCCGGCGGGCCCGGCACGGCCTGGTCGGCCGGCAGCTCACCCTCCGCTGA